The nucleotide sequence CCTCCTCGATGGCACCCGCCCGTGCCCCCTCACGAAGTTCACTGGCCGTCTTCTCTACGTCCGAAAACTCGTCTCGAAGCGCCCCAAGCGGATCGTCCGCGACGGGAACCAGCTTGATACCGTCATGGAGAGAAACAACGTAGTACGTCTCACCATACTCTTCACGCACTTCTTTTGGCAACGTCAACCGCCCCCGGTCGTCAAGCGTCGCTTGGGTCATGTTCGCTACTACGAGGGGCGAGTCAATAAGTATTCCCCAGATGACCACCCACACCCAAAAAATTACTATTTACCCACCAGTGCTGGCATAGATGGACGGCAACCCAGCGTCTACCAATCAGATCGCCCACAGCGTCGTCGTCCAGAAGTCATAGAACGCATCGTCCAGCGCCGGTTCGGGATCGCCAGTGGCGTCGACAGTCGCCGTCGCGTCCGCTTCGTCGGTAAACGCGTCCAGCACGGTCCCCTCGCCGACGACGTACAGCCGGTCGGTCGAGCGCTCCTCGAGGGCTACCTGGCACCGTTCGAGGTGTGAGTCGATCTGCTCGTCGCGAAGGCGTTCAAAGCGCGCCTGCGAGAAGCCACCTTTCGAATGATTCCGCCCCAGATCACTGTCGAAGCCGTGAAATGCGATCCGTTCGCGCCCGTGGTACTCACCCATGGCAAAGAGGTCAGAACGGACCAGCGCCAGGGTGAATTCCCCCGTCGGCTCGAAATGCGATCGATCGAAGACGAACCCGTCATCCCAGGTGACGAACGGGTCGGGCTCGATCGGCGGGTCCAGCGCCACGCTGAGGAGGCCGGCGTCGTCGGTGAACACGAAGCACGGGGCGGCCCGGGAGACAAGGCTCGCATGGTCGCCGAAAGCATCGCTGACAGCGTCCGGGAGCGGCCCGTCGTCGACGAACGCGGTTAGCGCACCTTCGGGACCAGTTTCGAACGAATCGAGACGGTCCAGGACCGACGTGAGCCGGTCACCGCGGAGTGTCTCACGGCGTCGAACCGACAAGTCCCGATCCGATCCAGAGAGCCGTTCGACGCGATCCTGTAGTTCCTGGACCCGGTCATCGAGCCGGTTCGCGCGGCGTTCGGCCGCCTGGCGCTCCGTCTCGATGTCCGCTCGCCGGTCGGACTCAGCGTCCAACTCCCGCTTGAGATGGCGATTTTCGTCTTCGAGTTCCTCGATGCGCTCCTTGAGCCGGGCGCGCCCGAGTAGCTCGTCGAGCATCACTCTGACTCGACGGGCCTGACGGGTTAAATCCCCGTGGGTTGCCCGCCATCAGAACGGAGTCCCGACGGGGCGCCGGTGAATCTATCAGGCGGATCCACGCTGCTGGTCAGCGATAACAGCTGATCGGCTCGATCCGCCGTCGCGAGCAGCACTTCCCGCAACGATGGCGGATGCTCGACCTGGGACTCCGATAGTATCTCGGGAGGCACTGCGAGT is from Halorhabdus sp. BNX81 and encodes:
- a CDS encoding Vms1/Ankzf1 family peptidyl-tRNA hydrolase; this translates as MLDELLGRARLKERIEELEDENRHLKRELDAESDRRADIETERQAAERRANRLDDRVQELQDRVERLSGSDRDLSVRRRETLRGDRLTSVLDRLDSFETGPEGALTAFVDDGPLPDAVSDAFGDHASLVSRAAPCFVFTDDAGLLSVALDPPIEPDPFVTWDDGFVFDRSHFEPTGEFTLALVRSDLFAMGEYHGRERIAFHGFDSDLGRNHSKGGFSQARFERLRDEQIDSHLERCQVALEERSTDRLYVVGEGTVLDAFTDEADATATVDATGDPEPALDDAFYDFWTTTLWAI
- a CDS encoding AbrB/MazE/SpoVT family DNA-binding domain-containing protein, giving the protein MTQATLDDRGRLTLPKEVREEYGETYYVVSLHDGIKLVPVADDPLGALRDEFSDVEKTASELREGARAGAIEEAGR